The DNA region CGATGCATCCCCAGCCGGCGGCGGCGTAGCAGGTGCCGGCATAGTCGGGATGGACGAAGGTCTCCAGCAGCAGGGGCCGCACGCCATAGCGGGCTTCCCAGTCCGCCGGCAAACGGCGGGCCAGCTGGCCCAAGAGATGGGAGGCCAGGTGGGGTACGCGGACCCCAGGCAAGATCAGGAAGCGGGCATTGGCGACGACCCGGGCGAGGTTACCGCGGCGGGTGGCCTCGTTCCAGCCGATCCAGTGGTCGCGATCCTGGAGGGCGAAGCTGGCCGCTTGGCAGGCGGCGGCGCCCAGGTCGCCGTGGGCGGAGCGGAAGAGGTAGCGCAGTTGCGCCCCACACAGGGGTTTGTCCCCCAGGGGGTGCTGGACCATGAGTTGGTGGTAGGTGTCGCGTTCCGCGGCGGTGTCCACCACCACGAGGTCGATGGGACCCAGGGCGGCCAGGTCGCCCGTTACTTCAGCCACCGGCAGCGGCGCTGGCGCCACCGTGGCGGGTGCCGGGCGGGGCCGGCGGGAAAGGGTGTCGCCACGGGCAGCGTCACGGCGCCGCGCCGGTGGAGCTCGGCCAGCGCGCGGCGGGCGCTGCCCAGG from Chromatiaceae bacterium includes:
- a CDS encoding DUF4338 domain-containing protein produces the protein MAEVTGDLAALGPIDLVVVDTAAERDTYHQLMVQHPLGDKPLCGAQLRYLFRSAHGDLGAAACQAASFALQDRDHWIGWNEATRRGNLARVVANARFLILPGVRVPHLASHLLGQLARRLPADWEARYGVRPLLLETFVHPDYAGTCYAAAGWGCIGPQRRPPGWRPEGPVGAPPGG